One Phycisphaerae bacterium genomic region harbors:
- a CDS encoding AAA family ATPase produces the protein MIKIESIHIEELRGIRNLTLALNKGNFVISGPNGSGKSGVVDAIQFALTGEIGRLKGAGTGDLKLADHGPHVEKRDYPDASFVCLEVYIPHLDKSASITRKIKQPRKPTITPGDADVKAVFAELSEHPEVTLSRREIIKFILTEATQRSRDVQTLLKLDDIDQTRATLKTTQNKLETAHSTAKQQAEAARESLKRHLDLAELKAEDLLSAVNQRRKVLGLAEINELTRDTSVSEGLEKSADAEKSASSKESALRDVKALSDAMTAGSESATQEQVDAVLGAVEQIEKDPGLLPLIRRAAFLQTGLELIDGPQCPLCDTPWDVEALRAHVQKTLDRSREAKQIETSLLQNGRAIAAAAMSLQTIAETVAKLAEVDEALRTNMGQWVGALRTLTENLTSVEGLIALKDRLERGWASPPAGLRSDVESLASRVQARPDKDARGNARDFLVVAQERLKNWQVSRRDEERKRMASARGKAVYKTYCQVAESALTGLYKEVEWDFSKYYQFLNHDDEGEFTAKFEPADGKLGLLVDFHRKGMFPPGAYHSEGHQDGMGVCLYLALMKRVLGDRFSFAVLDDVVMSVDSQHRKQFCKLLKTQFPHTQFVVTTHDQVWTRQMRTEGLISAKSAIAFHTWTVDTGPVLDEVAEVWEQIDEDLAKNEVPTAAARLRRHLEYVAADLADELAAPVTFRGDGNYDMGVLLSAVLGKQGELLKDAVKAAKSWSNADQTAKVEEMLRARSEILAEKSGEEWIINKAVHYNEWADLSREDFKPVVSAFKRLLNQFRCAKCQSWLSVSPRVNPTDLRCSCGTLRLNLKKK, from the coding sequence GTGATCAAGATCGAGTCCATCCATATCGAGGAGCTACGAGGGATTCGCAACCTCACGCTCGCGTTGAATAAGGGGAACTTTGTCATCTCCGGCCCGAATGGTTCGGGGAAAAGCGGTGTCGTAGATGCGATTCAGTTTGCGTTGACGGGCGAAATTGGCCGGCTCAAAGGCGCGGGCACGGGAGATTTGAAGCTTGCCGATCATGGACCCCACGTAGAGAAGCGCGACTACCCTGACGCCTCGTTCGTGTGCCTTGAAGTGTACATTCCGCACCTGGACAAAAGCGCGAGCATCACGCGCAAGATCAAGCAACCGAGGAAGCCGACCATCACGCCCGGCGACGCCGACGTGAAAGCGGTGTTCGCTGAACTTTCCGAACACCCCGAAGTTACCCTGTCACGTCGCGAGATCATCAAGTTCATTCTCACCGAAGCAACCCAACGCTCGCGGGACGTTCAGACGCTGCTCAAGCTCGACGACATCGATCAAACACGAGCGACACTCAAGACGACTCAGAACAAGCTTGAAACAGCCCATTCGACAGCGAAGCAGCAGGCAGAAGCGGCGAGAGAGAGCCTTAAGCGTCACTTGGACTTGGCGGAACTGAAAGCCGAGGATCTGCTTTCCGCCGTGAACCAGCGTCGCAAAGTGCTCGGACTAGCCGAGATCAATGAGCTGACAAGGGATACTTCCGTATCTGAGGGGCTCGAAAAGAGCGCAGACGCCGAAAAGAGCGCAAGCTCGAAGGAATCCGCACTTCGTGATGTCAAAGCTCTGTCTGACGCGATGACCGCGGGGTCTGAGAGTGCAACGCAGGAGCAAGTGGACGCAGTGCTCGGTGCCGTTGAGCAGATTGAGAAGGATCCCGGCCTCCTTCCACTGATTCGGCGTGCCGCATTCCTTCAGACGGGGCTCGAATTGATCGATGGGCCGCAATGCCCGCTGTGCGACACGCCTTGGGACGTAGAGGCCCTTCGTGCTCATGTGCAGAAAACGCTGGACAGGTCGAGAGAAGCGAAACAGATTGAAACTTCACTGCTCCAGAACGGTCGGGCGATCGCTGCGGCGGCAATGAGCCTCCAGACGATTGCCGAGACTGTAGCGAAGCTGGCGGAAGTCGACGAGGCACTACGGACGAACATGGGACAGTGGGTCGGCGCACTTCGGACCCTGACCGAAAATCTTACGTCCGTGGAGGGTCTCATCGCGCTGAAGGATCGCTTGGAACGCGGCTGGGCTAGCCCTCCGGCCGGCCTCAGGAGTGATGTGGAATCGCTGGCGAGCCGCGTGCAGGCCCGTCCGGACAAGGACGCACGGGGCAACGCTCGTGACTTCTTGGTTGTGGCACAGGAGCGATTGAAAAACTGGCAGGTTTCACGGCGTGACGAGGAGCGCAAGCGCATGGCGTCGGCTCGTGGCAAGGCGGTGTATAAGACCTACTGCCAAGTCGCAGAATCAGCCCTGACTGGACTCTACAAGGAGGTGGAGTGGGACTTCAGCAAGTACTACCAGTTTCTCAATCATGACGACGAGGGTGAGTTTACTGCCAAGTTTGAACCCGCCGATGGTAAGCTGGGACTGCTCGTGGACTTCCACAGAAAGGGGATGTTCCCACCTGGTGCATATCATAGCGAGGGTCATCAGGATGGGATGGGTGTGTGCCTTTATCTCGCCCTCATGAAGCGGGTCCTGGGTGATCGGTTTTCGTTCGCCGTGCTGGACGATGTGGTGATGTCGGTCGATTCTCAGCATCGGAAGCAGTTCTGCAAACTCCTCAAGACGCAATTTCCTCACACCCAGTTTGTCGTAACCACGCATGATCAAGTGTGGACGCGGCAGATGCGAACGGAGGGGTTGATCTCGGCCAAGTCAGCGATCGCCTTTCACACTTGGACCGTAGATACAGGACCGGTTCTCGATGAGGTCGCGGAGGTGTGGGAACAGATCGATGAAGACCTGGCGAAGAACGAGGTCCCGACCGCGGCGGCTCGTTTACGTCGGCACTTAGAGTACGTCGCCGCTGACTTGGCAGATGAATTGGCGGCACCGGTCACATTCAGAGGCGATGGCAACTACGACATGGGCGTGCTTCTGAGTGCCGTGCTCGGGAAACAGGGTGAGCTTCTTAAGGACGCGGTCAAGGCAGCGAAGTCCTGGAGCAATGCCGACCAGACTGCGAAGGTTGAAGAAATGCTCAGGGCTCGCAGTGAGATTCTGGCAGAGAAAAGCGGAGAGGAGTGGATAATCAATAAGGCGGTCCACTACAACGAGTGGGCGGACCTATCGAGAGAGGATTTCAAGCCGGTCGTTAGTGCGTTCAAGCGGCTTCTCAATCAGTTCCGTTGCGCTAAGTGCCAATCGTGGCTTTCGGTCTCTCCGCGAGTAAATCCCACGGACTTGCGATGCTCGTGTGGCACGTTGCGTTTGAACCTAAAGAAGAAGTAA
- a CDS encoding ATP-binding cassette domain-containing protein, producing the protein MVLLGPNGCGKTSVARAFLGLAPLSSGRRTAQPRIRFAYMPQDYRNACFPWLSVRDNIALRLRCSFQGKHVNAGANSIIDDEMAALCRRLDIQVDLNKYPYELSGGELQLLLFLATMVMPGDLRVFDEPFSALDFRRRVVASKMMSERFASRPSEAWIVITHDLTEGVQLADEVAVFSTNRTITERIKVEMPWPRDIGDSSDAAAITAVQAVRKAVGIA; encoded by the coding sequence TTGGTCCTCCTTGGACCGAACGGCTGTGGCAAGACGAGCGTTGCCCGGGCTTTCTTGGGCTTGGCCCCACTCTCGTCCGGGCGGCGCACAGCCCAACCAAGAATTCGCTTCGCCTACATGCCTCAAGACTACCGCAACGCGTGCTTTCCGTGGCTATCTGTTCGGGACAATATCGCATTGCGCCTTCGGTGTTCCTTCCAGGGCAAGCATGTGAACGCTGGCGCGAACTCGATTATCGATGACGAGATGGCTGCGTTGTGTCGCCGCTTAGATATCCAAGTCGATTTGAACAAGTACCCGTATGAACTATCTGGTGGTGAGCTTCAGTTGCTGTTATTTTTGGCAACGATGGTAATGCCCGGTGATCTCCGCGTATTTGATGAGCCGTTCTCCGCTCTTGACTTCAGACGACGTGTGGTTGCCTCGAAGATGATGTCGGAGAGATTCGCGAGTAGACCCAGCGAGGCGTGGATCGTAATTACTCACGACCTCACCGAAGGCGTGCAGTTGGCCGATGAAGTCGCAGTCTTTAGCACGAATCGTACCATCACAGAGCGGATCAAGGTGGAGATGCCTTGGCCTCGTGACATCGGCGATTCAAGTGACGCGGCGGCTATCACAGCGGTTCAAGCGGTCAGGAAGGCGGTTGGCATTGCGTAG
- a CDS encoding ABC transporter permease subunit: MAWLITVAVIAATWEVVVRAKLVSPAMLAAPSEIAMRCDALLRPTAHLGDVVSTLAYALSAFTLSVPIGITAGIAIGNRGHASEPLAFILDFLRSIPATALVPVFFLMAGAGAGTKLAAGCFSSSLVVALATLHGMRSIPSTRCETADLLGIEGLRRIWLVTLPSAAREIFLGCRAGVSLALILVVVAEMLIGGNQGLGRVIFDMRYTDDKPLMYAAILTTGVMGYCLNAVVGRFERIVVHWRQ, from the coding sequence TTGGCGTGGCTGATCACTGTGGCCGTCATCGCGGCGACGTGGGAAGTCGTCGTGCGGGCGAAGCTTGTGAGCCCCGCCATGCTTGCAGCACCGAGTGAAATTGCGATGCGCTGTGACGCATTGCTTCGGCCCACAGCGCACCTCGGGGACGTGGTCTCGACACTTGCATACGCCCTGAGCGCGTTCACTCTCAGCGTGCCGATCGGCATCACCGCAGGGATAGCGATCGGCAATCGTGGGCATGCGTCTGAGCCATTGGCCTTTATTCTAGATTTCTTGCGCTCGATACCTGCAACGGCGCTCGTACCGGTCTTCTTTCTCATGGCTGGTGCGGGAGCCGGTACAAAGCTAGCGGCAGGATGCTTCAGTTCGAGCTTGGTAGTAGCGCTTGCGACCCTTCACGGAATGCGGTCTATACCGAGTACACGGTGTGAAACTGCGGATCTCTTGGGCATTGAGGGCCTTCGTCGTATTTGGCTGGTCACGTTACCGTCCGCTGCACGAGAGATCTTCCTCGGCTGCCGCGCGGGTGTATCGCTGGCACTGATCCTCGTTGTCGTGGCTGAGATGCTAATAGGAGGAAATCAAGGGCTTGGACGCGTCATTTTCGACATGAGATACACCGACGACAAGCCGCTGATGTACGCTGCGATCCTCACAACCGGCGTGATGGGCTATTGTCTGAACGCGGTTGTTGGGCGGTTCGAACGCATTGTCGTTCACTGGAGGCAATAG
- a CDS encoding ABC transporter substrate-binding protein, which yields MSPGKKLLAASIALVGCCALLLYIARQWESGSQIPPPTDQPVVRIGYLPIYVDLPLFVAAQRNLFAKHGVRAELHRFAASAEIGDALLTGDVQFGASIAYSVVLANESRDPHRLKVFMIDAETKDNYLSSIVVPATSPIKRIADLQGRTVVSFPGKTAVGFFKRVLRANGIEPSTVTIQELPITSHLDALESGGADAIFTYEPTGTQAVIDKGATKLAPGAVETYVIDPWQAGVWVVKKDWAEQNQEVTRAVVAAIYEALDYMRANPRDAKVALSGYTTIRPDVALRTPNIPFTKLSEANYEAFQRHADMLLEDGVISRKLDSKTLLAPSEWLPK from the coding sequence ATGAGTCCAGGCAAGAAACTCCTTGCGGCCTCGATCGCCTTGGTGGGCTGCTGTGCCCTCCTCCTTTACATCGCTCGCCAGTGGGAATCGGGCAGTCAGATACCACCACCAACCGACCAACCTGTTGTGCGGATTGGCTACCTCCCGATATACGTCGATCTGCCGTTGTTCGTCGCGGCCCAGCGGAACCTGTTCGCCAAACACGGTGTTCGTGCTGAGCTGCATCGGTTTGCAGCCAGTGCAGAGATAGGCGACGCGCTTCTGACCGGAGACGTACAGTTTGGCGCGTCGATAGCATATTCCGTTGTGCTTGCCAACGAGAGTCGCGATCCCCACCGGCTCAAAGTTTTTATGATCGACGCGGAAACAAAGGACAATTACCTGTCTTCGATCGTGGTTCCCGCAACATCACCAATCAAACGAATCGCCGATCTGCAAGGGCGGACAGTAGTTTCCTTCCCCGGCAAGACGGCGGTCGGATTCTTCAAGCGCGTGTTGCGGGCCAACGGAATTGAACCAAGTACCGTCACCATCCAAGAACTTCCCATCACGAGCCATCTGGACGCTCTCGAATCCGGTGGAGCGGACGCGATCTTCACCTACGAACCAACGGGCACGCAGGCCGTAATCGACAAGGGCGCGACCAAGCTCGCTCCCGGTGCCGTGGAGACGTATGTCATTGACCCATGGCAGGCGGGTGTCTGGGTTGTAAAGAAGGATTGGGCCGAACAAAACCAGGAAGTCACACGTGCTGTCGTCGCCGCTATCTACGAGGCGCTAGACTACATGCGCGCCAATCCACGAGATGCCAAGGTCGCACTCTCTGGATACACGACCATTCGGCCGGATGTTGCGCTCAGGACGCCCAACATCCCGTTCACCAAGCTCTCTGAGGCAAACTACGAGGCATTTCAGCGTCACGCGGACATGCTCTTGGAAGACGGAGTTATTTCCCGAAAACTCGACTCGAAGACTCTGTTGGCGCCCAGCGAATGGCTCCCAAAGTAG
- a CDS encoding thrombospondin type 3 repeat-containing protein, producing the protein MPGTSGAVYVYRRNDNATMNPHDDTWDEVAVVLPTPGVLKFGSRVAVSGDFVAIVSGNSAETVGVYRRNDNGTPQDFMDDSWPLMQQLSLSPSSSARTVAASGNRLAVGAPTVNSTTGAVHVFRLDENSTPGDPSDDSWVQEALITASDGAAGDRFGFKIAMQTDALIVGSAAVNPIDDSAYIFRRSGQTWSEEAVLFTTPPNPTESLFWGSVAIAGDLVAVGLATITDPASGGVYLFRKDGAAWVQTARLLPEGGVPSNFGGSVAVALTDARVVVGAGESSVGLGSGAVYFFDRNTNGTPNDPSDDSWKQAGVFNEPDPQESNGLNLGYDVAACGNWCVLGTLRKRGYAIPLYSSIWTVQQQIAPVGLVAGDRFGTTIDVEDNWLVASDSSNGAGEIVHVYRRDNQGTPSNLDDDTWSPVTDLTPDGTGQQFGASVSVHADWIFVGAPSRGSLAGAVYVYRRDDNGTPSDLSDDDWSAHDLIQGGGSVFNLGTDIDTDGIRMAASAPWSLGSLLVFARDDNNTANLDDDVWFLEASVPSPFAREIVLQDPFLFAGDTNDAEAGTNAGAVFVYRRDGTSWSQHAKLLPSDSGVFFGQSLAASQNWIAVRRNLYYTYLFQKDDNGSPADPSDDSWNETQRVGEGAGPLTPTVNSLAITEDWLFAGLPDNVTDGVDRKGLVGGYRRNGNTWEPSLIIYPKSPIPPHAGVAQAFGQSVSVGGEWLAIGAPGEDGVATDTGAAYVVLRHSLDSDSDGIRDGCDLCPDSPDGNDADGDSVPDDCDICAAGDDCLDGDGDGLPDACDNCPVDANASQANADSDSFGDACDNCPLTSNPGQEDADSDNVGDACDNCPDDSNFDQTNSDTDDLGDVCDNCPAVSNPSQTDTDSDTLGDACDNCPLVSNIGQANGDGDTLGDACDNCPSDTNEGQEDVDADLLGDLCDNCSTVANADQTDADSNGVGDACEPPGEEQPTPVAKNRYLTFVPRNVDTVVAFGVTLTDPGPSTVGWVDVPDSNGIARLSSAPAFRVWAGSNVHVADCAIVPDANYEIRATTDGITFTSALIASTTPQPGGGRFWGDIVGTFADGAWTPPNGIVNGFDITAALKKFTQDPSAPHISWVDVNPQVPDKTCNGPDILQIVNAFSLKPYPFAAPQDCP; encoded by the coding sequence ATGCCAGGTACTTCCGGCGCCGTCTACGTCTACAGACGAAACGACAACGCGACCATGAACCCGCACGACGACACCTGGGACGAAGTCGCTGTAGTCCTCCCGACGCCCGGTGTACTGAAGTTCGGCTCTCGCGTCGCGGTGTCCGGAGATTTCGTCGCCATCGTATCCGGCAATAGCGCCGAAACTGTCGGCGTGTATCGGAGGAATGACAACGGAACACCGCAGGACTTCATGGACGATTCCTGGCCGCTCATGCAGCAATTGAGCCTATCGCCGTCCTCGTCCGCCCGGACCGTGGCAGCCTCCGGCAATCGCCTTGCCGTGGGTGCCCCGACTGTCAACAGCACAACGGGGGCGGTTCACGTTTTTCGACTGGATGAGAATAGCACGCCTGGCGATCCGAGTGACGATTCATGGGTTCAGGAAGCACTGATCACCGCATCAGATGGGGCGGCAGGCGACAGGTTCGGCTTCAAGATCGCAATGCAGACAGACGCCTTGATAGTAGGCTCCGCGGCCGTAAACCCGATTGATGATTCTGCCTACATCTTTCGACGCTCGGGTCAAACGTGGAGCGAGGAGGCCGTTCTATTTACCACACCTCCCAATCCGACCGAGAGTCTGTTCTGGGGCTCCGTGGCCATCGCTGGCGACCTGGTGGCGGTAGGCCTTGCCACAATTACGGACCCCGCCTCGGGCGGGGTCTATCTCTTTCGCAAGGATGGCGCCGCCTGGGTCCAGACGGCGCGCCTGCTTCCCGAGGGCGGCGTGCCGAGCAATTTCGGCGGCAGTGTCGCCGTTGCCCTGACCGATGCTCGCGTAGTGGTGGGGGCAGGCGAGAGCAGTGTGGGGCTGGGCTCCGGGGCTGTGTACTTTTTCGACCGAAATACGAACGGCACCCCAAACGACCCGAGCGATGATTCCTGGAAGCAGGCCGGTGTTTTCAACGAACCTGACCCGCAGGAATCGAACGGCCTGAACCTCGGATACGACGTTGCTGCCTGTGGCAACTGGTGCGTCCTGGGAACTCTCCGAAAGAGGGGCTACGCAATTCCCCTCTACTCCAGCATTTGGACGGTACAGCAGCAGATTGCTCCTGTCGGGCTGGTCGCAGGCGATCGATTCGGAACAACGATTGATGTCGAAGACAATTGGCTTGTTGCCAGCGATTCCAGTAACGGAGCCGGTGAGATCGTCCACGTGTACCGGCGGGACAATCAGGGCACGCCATCCAATCTGGACGACGACACGTGGTCTCCTGTCACCGATTTGACGCCCGACGGCACCGGTCAACAATTCGGCGCCAGCGTCTCCGTCCATGCGGACTGGATATTTGTCGGCGCACCCAGTCGTGGCTCGCTCGCGGGAGCCGTCTATGTATACCGGCGGGATGACAACGGAACCCCTTCTGATCTAAGTGACGACGATTGGTCGGCACATGATCTGATTCAAGGGGGAGGAAGTGTCTTCAACCTGGGAACGGATATTGACACGGATGGAATCCGCATGGCCGCCTCGGCGCCATGGTCGCTCGGATCCCTGTTGGTTTTTGCGCGAGACGATAATAACACGGCGAACCTCGACGATGACGTTTGGTTCTTGGAGGCATCGGTTCCCTCTCCCTTTGCGAGAGAAATCGTATTACAAGACCCGTTCCTGTTTGCGGGCGATACCAACGATGCCGAAGCCGGAACAAACGCGGGGGCGGTGTTCGTGTATCGACGCGATGGAACGAGCTGGTCGCAGCACGCCAAGCTCTTGCCCTCAGACAGTGGCGTGTTCTTTGGGCAGTCTCTCGCGGCGTCGCAGAACTGGATTGCGGTTCGAAGAAACCTGTACTACACCTACCTGTTCCAGAAGGACGACAACGGTTCACCAGCCGACCCGAGCGACGACTCCTGGAATGAAACACAGCGAGTTGGCGAAGGAGCCGGGCCTTTGACGCCCACGGTTAACAGCCTCGCAATAACCGAAGACTGGCTGTTCGCTGGCCTGCCGGACAACGTTACTGATGGCGTCGACAGAAAGGGACTGGTGGGTGGCTATCGGCGTAACGGTAACACATGGGAGCCGAGCTTGATCATCTATCCGAAATCGCCGATTCCCCCGCACGCCGGAGTAGCGCAGGCATTCGGGCAATCCGTGTCGGTTGGCGGCGAGTGGCTGGCCATCGGTGCTCCCGGGGAAGATGGGGTCGCAACCGACACCGGCGCGGCCTACGTGGTCTTGCGGCACAGTCTTGACAGTGACTCGGACGGAATACGCGATGGCTGCGACCTGTGTCCGGATTCACCCGACGGCAATGACGCCGATGGAGACTCGGTTCCTGATGATTGCGACATCTGCGCGGCTGGCGACGACTGCTTGGACGGTGACGGCGATGGGCTGCCGGATGCCTGCGACAATTGCCCGGTGGATGCCAACGCAAGCCAGGCAAACGCAGATTCGGACTCGTTTGGCGATGCTTGTGACAATTGTCCGCTCACGTCAAACCCCGGCCAGGAAGATGCGGATTCGGACAACGTTGGGGATGCTTGTGACAATTGCCCTGATGATTCGAATTTCGACCAAACCAACAGCGATACTGACGATCTTGGTGATGTGTGTGACAACTGCCCCGCGGTCTCGAATCCGTCGCAGACCGATACCGATAGCGACACCCTGGGTGACGCCTGCGACAACTGTCCGCTCGTGAGCAATATCGGGCAAGCAAACGGGGATGGGGATACGCTGGGGGATGCCTGCGACAATTGCCCCTCGGACACGAATGAGGGACAAGAAGACGTGGACGCCGACCTGCTGGGCGATCTTTGCGACAACTGTTCGACAGTCGCCAACGCTGACCAAACAGACGCTGACTCAAATGGTGTCGGGGATGCCTGCGAGCCTCCGGGAGAAGAGCAGCCCACGCCCGTGGCAAAAAACCGGTACCTGACATTTGTGCCGCGCAACGTGGACACGGTAGTCGCGTTTGGGGTCACTTTGACGGACCCCGGCCCGTCAACTGTTGGCTGGGTGGATGTTCCCGATTCGAATGGAATCGCCCGTCTTTCCTCTGCGCCGGCTTTTCGTGTTTGGGCTGGAAGCAATGTCCACGTGGCCGACTGTGCGATCGTGCCAGACGCCAACTACGAGATCCGCGCGACGACCGACGGCATTACGTTTACGTCGGCGCTGATCGCCAGCACGACGCCGCAACCTGGCGGCGGACGCTTCTGGGGCGACATTGTAGGCACGTTTGCGGATGGGGCTTGGACGCCTCCGAACGGCATTGTCAACGGCTTTGACATCACCGCAGCGCTGAAGAAGTTCACGCAGGATCCCAGCGCGCCGCATATCTCGTGGGTGGACGTCAATCCGCAGGTTCCGGACAAGACCTGCAACGGCCCGGACATCCTGCAGATCGTCAACGCGTTCAGCTTGAAGCCGTATCCATTCGCGGCACCGCAGGATTGCCCGTAG